The Dehalogenimonas lykanthroporepellens BL-DC-9 genome includes a window with the following:
- a CDS encoding glutamyl-tRNA reductase (KEGG: adg:Adeg_1260 glutamyl-tRNA reductase~TIGRFAM: glutamyl-tRNA reductase~PFAM: Tetrapyrrole biosynthesis, glutamyl-tRNA reductase-like; Shikimate/quinate 5-dehydrogenase): MQICTIGINHHTAPVSVREKLAIDRARLPEALELLSRHVGYGVILSTCNRTEVYASGDAGRPLEESMIQFFNELTGVSCADLLPHLYLKRNSSACGHLFRVASGLDSMIIGEYEILGQISQALEAARAAETVNQPLGKLFVQAVNTGRRVRDETDISRNALSVSSVAVDLARSALGRLENTCVLIVGAGEAGRLVARAAIERGAQRTIICSRSPEKARRLAGLLDTDEITDDMLSGLSIADIVVSCTSAPHAVIEYDMMAEAMRRRGGRAIVLVDIAVPRDIEPKVKMLEGVNLYNLDDLSEISSANRSRRQKESLKAMEIIREEADRYLEWWQSLEVKPTVSALIQKAEDIRKNQLELTVKKLPPMSPEQLQSLEAMTRSIVTRVLHDPIAYLKQDARNKKEYSSMVSEIFRLNGEKVKQ, encoded by the coding sequence ATGCAAATCTGCACGATTGGAATAAACCATCATACCGCGCCGGTTTCGGTAAGGGAGAAGTTAGCTATCGACCGGGCTCGATTGCCGGAAGCACTGGAACTATTGAGTCGCCATGTGGGATATGGTGTAATACTTTCAACCTGCAATCGAACCGAAGTGTATGCCTCTGGTGACGCCGGGAGACCGCTGGAAGAATCGATGATCCAGTTCTTCAACGAGCTGACAGGGGTTTCCTGTGCCGATTTACTGCCTCATCTCTATCTTAAAAGAAACTCCAGTGCCTGTGGCCATCTGTTTCGGGTGGCCTCCGGACTGGATTCCATGATTATCGGTGAATACGAAATATTGGGCCAAATCAGCCAGGCACTGGAAGCGGCGCGCGCCGCTGAGACTGTCAATCAGCCGCTGGGCAAATTGTTCGTGCAGGCCGTCAACACCGGTCGCCGGGTTCGGGATGAGACCGATATCAGCCGTAACGCACTGTCGGTTTCTTCAGTGGCGGTGGATTTGGCCAGAAGCGCTTTAGGACGCTTGGAAAATACCTGCGTTCTGATTGTGGGTGCCGGGGAAGCCGGCAGGTTGGTTGCCAGAGCCGCTATCGAAAGGGGGGCTCAGCGGACCATAATATGTAGCCGGTCCCCGGAGAAAGCCCGGCGCCTGGCTGGGCTTCTCGACACAGACGAGATTACCGATGACATGCTCTCCGGATTATCCATAGCCGATATCGTTGTCAGCTGTACTTCGGCGCCGCATGCGGTTATTGAGTATGATATGATGGCGGAGGCTATGCGGCGGCGCGGCGGACGGGCGATAGTGTTGGTGGATATAGCTGTTCCTCGCGATATTGAGCCGAAAGTCAAGATGCTTGAAGGAGTCAACCTATACAACCTGGATGATCTGAGCGAGATCAGCAGTGCCAACCGGAGCCGAAGGCAGAAAGAAAGCCTGAAGGCCATGGAGATTATCCGGGAAGAGGCTGACCGTTATCTGGAATGGTGGCAATCACTGGAGGTAAAACCGACGGTCAGCGCGCTTATTCAGAAAGCGGAAGATATCCGGAAGAACCAGCTTGAGCTGACCGTGAAAAAACTGCCTCCGATGTCACCTGAGCAATTGCAAAGTCTGGAAGCCATGACCCGCTCCATAGTCACCCGGGTATTGCACGATCCTATCGCCTATTTGAAACAAGACGCCAGGAACAAGAAGGAATACTCCTCGATGGTCAGCGAGATATTCCGGTTGAATGGAGAGAAGGTTAAGCAGTGA
- a CDS encoding uroporphyrin-III C-methyltransferase (KEGG: pth:PTH_0973 uroporphyrinogen-III methylase and uroporphyrinogen-III synthase~TIGRFAM: uroporphyrin-III C-methyltransferase~PFAM: Uroporphyrin-III C/tetrapyrrole (Corrin/Porphyrin) methyltransferase; Uroporphyrinogen III synthase HEM4), translating into MRQGKVYLVGAGPGDPGLITVKGLECLSKAEVIVYDHLLDESLMEAAGTQAERIYAGKKAGCHALKQEEINRLLVEKAAQGKTVVRLKGGDPFVFGRGGEEAEELRAAGLPFEVVPGITSSIAAPAYAGIPVTHRTLASSFSVVTGHEDPTKETSSIDWANLATATDTLVFLMGTANLPNIVARLVQYGRPAETPAAVIMNGTRPEQKVVTGTLANIVERSREADIKPPSITVVGDVVRMRDVINWFDNRPLHGRKVLVTRSRRQASDMSRELKARGALPVELPVISIETGDERALDEAIRRGAFDWVIFTSVNGVEAFFNRLQAAGKDARWFAGGRIAAIGPATGAALENRGLRPDSMPEQFTAAAVLAALSDQQIEGMDILLPRADIAPPLLAEGLRNMGGKITEIAAYRTRGEAGVSAEAAGRAAAECRVITFCSSSTVEHFLKKVSVDVLPADTITACIGPVTAATAEKLGLKVDIVAAEHTIPGLVTALEDYFRTGRGA; encoded by the coding sequence ATGCGACAGGGTAAAGTATATCTGGTAGGGGCCGGTCCGGGGGATCCCGGGCTGATTACTGTCAAGGGGCTGGAATGCCTGAGTAAGGCCGAGGTCATCGTCTATGACCATCTGCTGGATGAAAGCCTGATGGAAGCGGCCGGGACTCAGGCCGAAAGAATATACGCCGGCAAGAAAGCCGGATGTCATGCCCTGAAGCAGGAAGAGATCAACCGGCTTCTGGTGGAGAAAGCCGCTCAGGGCAAAACTGTCGTTCGTCTGAAAGGCGGCGACCCTTTCGTTTTCGGCAGGGGTGGTGAAGAGGCAGAAGAATTGAGGGCGGCCGGTTTGCCATTCGAAGTCGTGCCCGGCATCACCTCTTCCATTGCCGCACCGGCTTATGCCGGTATTCCGGTGACTCACCGGACGCTGGCTTCTTCATTTTCGGTGGTTACCGGGCATGAAGACCCGACCAAGGAAACATCCAGCATCGACTGGGCGAATCTGGCCACCGCTACTGATACCCTGGTATTCCTGATGGGCACTGCCAATCTGCCCAATATCGTCGCCCGACTGGTTCAGTACGGGCGACCGGCTGAAACTCCGGCGGCCGTTATCATGAACGGCACCCGCCCGGAGCAGAAGGTGGTTACCGGAACGCTGGCGAATATCGTAGAACGCTCCCGAGAGGCTGACATCAAGCCGCCTTCGATTACGGTTGTCGGGGACGTAGTCAGGATGAGAGACGTCATAAACTGGTTCGACAATCGACCGCTTCATGGCCGGAAAGTACTGGTGACGCGTTCCCGTCGTCAGGCCAGCGACATGAGCCGTGAACTCAAGGCTCGTGGCGCCTTGCCGGTGGAGTTGCCGGTTATCAGCATAGAAACCGGTGACGAAAGAGCACTCGATGAGGCTATCAGGCGTGGCGCTTTCGATTGGGTGATTTTTACCAGCGTTAACGGTGTTGAAGCCTTTTTTAACCGTCTACAGGCGGCGGGCAAGGACGCTCGCTGGTTCGCCGGTGGACGGATTGCCGCTATCGGACCGGCAACCGGGGCGGCTCTCGAGAACCGGGGGCTCAGGCCTGATTCTATGCCGGAGCAGTTTACTGCCGCCGCTGTTCTGGCGGCTCTCAGTGATCAGCAGATTGAGGGAATGGATATTCTGCTACCCCGGGCCGATATCGCACCTCCCCTTCTGGCGGAAGGGTTGCGTAACATGGGCGGTAAGATTACCGAAATCGCGGCCTACCGAACCCGGGGTGAAGCCGGTGTTTCCGCTGAAGCAGCCGGTAGAGCGGCCGCCGAATGCCGGGTTATCACTTTCTGTTCATCATCGACCGTCGAGCATTTTCTGAAAAAGGTTTCGGTGGATGTACTGCCGGCGGATACGATAACGGCCTGCATCGGTCCGGTCACGGCGGCTACGGCGGAAAAACTCGGCTTGAAGGTGGATATTGTAGCCGCGGAACATACCATTCCCGGTCTGGTTACGGCCCTGGAAGATTATTTTAGAACCGGGAGGGGCGCATGA
- a CDS encoding Radical SAM domain protein (PFAM: Radical SAM domain protein~KEGG: pth:PTH_0974 Fe-S oxidoreductases), whose protein sequence is MISISRLLCDNIGPQDSLRYKSPSLHPGQSYKVQSPIVVWNCTRACNLHCIHCYASATSNCSPEEVTTGQAKEFIKGLAEFGVPVLLFSGGEPLLRDDLFELASFARDNGLRVALSTNGTLIDQTTARKIQLAGFAEVGISLDGIGENNDRFRVKQGAFDDALQGIRHCVELNQRVSLRLTITSHNFKEIPAILDLIEEERIPRVCFYHLAYTGRGDKMVNDDLSHEQIRATVDLICDRTVEWHSRGIKKEILTVDNAADGVYLYLRTRDQHPDRAEKIYSLLKQNGGNNSGIKIGAVDDRGNVHPDQFTWHHTFGNIKERKFGDIWTDVSHPLMAGLKNRKPRLSGKRCPQCRYLEVCNGNLRVRAEAVTGDYWHDDPACYLTDQEIGIAT, encoded by the coding sequence ATGATTTCAATTTCTCGTTTGCTATGTGACAACATCGGGCCCCAGGATTCTTTGCGTTACAAATCTCCTTCCCTTCATCCAGGCCAAAGTTACAAGGTGCAATCTCCTATTGTGGTTTGGAACTGCACTCGTGCGTGTAACCTGCATTGTATTCATTGTTATGCATCAGCGACCTCGAACTGCTCACCTGAAGAGGTAACTACAGGTCAGGCCAAGGAATTCATTAAGGGTCTGGCAGAATTCGGGGTGCCGGTTCTACTTTTTTCCGGAGGAGAGCCGTTACTTCGTGATGATCTGTTCGAGCTGGCGTCATTCGCTCGGGATAATGGATTGCGAGTGGCTTTGTCAACCAATGGAACATTGATAGACCAGACAACGGCTAGGAAAATTCAACTAGCTGGTTTTGCTGAGGTTGGTATCAGCCTTGACGGAATCGGTGAAAACAATGATAGGTTCCGAGTCAAGCAAGGCGCTTTCGATGACGCACTACAGGGTATTCGACACTGTGTCGAGTTGAATCAAAGGGTTTCCCTCAGGTTAACTATTACCAGCCATAACTTCAAAGAAATACCGGCTATATTGGATCTGATAGAAGAAGAGCGTATACCGCGTGTCTGTTTTTACCATCTAGCCTATACAGGAAGAGGGGATAAGATGGTCAACGATGATCTGTCTCACGAGCAGATTCGGGCGACGGTGGATCTTATATGCGACAGAACCGTCGAATGGCACAGCCGAGGGATAAAAAAAGAAATCCTGACCGTCGATAATGCCGCCGATGGTGTCTATCTTTATTTGAGAACACGTGACCAGCACCCGGATAGGGCGGAAAAAATCTACTCATTACTCAAGCAAAATGGTGGGAACAATTCCGGAATCAAGATTGGGGCCGTAGATGACCGGGGTAATGTCCATCCGGATCAGTTTACCTGGCACCATACATTCGGCAATATCAAGGAACGGAAATTCGGCGATATCTGGACCGATGTCTCCCATCCATTGATGGCGGGCTTGAAGAACAGGAAACCACGCTTGTCCGGAAAAAGATGCCCGCAATGTCGTTATCTGGAGGTATGTAACGGGAATCTTCGGGTTCGGGCCGAAGCTGTCACCGGCGATTATTGGCATGATGACCCGGCTTGCTATTTGACTGATCAGGAAATAGGGATAGCCACATGA
- a CDS encoding siroheme synthase (TIGRFAM: siroheme synthase~KEGG: hmo:HM1_1963 siroheme synthase, N-terminal): MRNRNYYPVFLDLTGKKCLVVGGGAVAWRKVESLLGSGAEVTVISPSLIPEINRLAEQSQVTIVNRVYAEGDLLGFFMVIAATDDVMVNGAVFREASKLGMLVNVVDDTANSNFIVPSVLRRGDMAIAVSTSGSSPALARRIKSDLTDIFGEEYADVVSLVGQIREELLVKGVSIAPEKWQTVLNLKLLAEKVKTGNQEEARNWLRQKLLEDR, encoded by the coding sequence TTGAGGAATCGTAATTATTATCCGGTGTTTCTTGACCTGACCGGAAAAAAGTGTCTGGTGGTCGGTGGGGGAGCCGTTGCCTGGCGGAAGGTAGAGAGTCTTCTTGGATCCGGCGCTGAAGTTACGGTAATAAGCCCGAGTCTTATCCCGGAAATCAACCGGTTAGCAGAGCAGAGCCAGGTAACCATAGTAAACCGGGTATATGCCGAAGGCGACCTGCTTGGGTTTTTCATGGTCATTGCGGCCACCGATGACGTCATGGTCAACGGGGCAGTTTTTCGGGAAGCCTCAAAACTTGGAATGCTGGTGAATGTCGTAGATGACACGGCCAATTCAAATTTCATTGTGCCTTCGGTGTTGCGCCGGGGCGATATGGCTATTGCAGTGTCAACATCGGGTTCAAGCCCGGCGCTGGCGCGGCGGATCAAAAGCGACTTGACGGATATTTTCGGCGAAGAGTATGCCGATGTGGTCAGTCTGGTTGGTCAGATTCGAGAGGAACTGCTGGTAAAAGGCGTCAGTATAGCGCCGGAGAAGTGGCAGACGGTATTGAACTTGAAGCTTCTGGCAGAAAAGGTCAAGACCGGTAATCAGGAAGAGGCCAGGAACTGGTTACGGCAGAAGCTACTGGAAGATCGATAA
- a CDS encoding putative transcriptional regulator, AsnC family (SMART: Transcription regulator, AsnC-type~KEGG: putative transcriptional regulator, AsnC family) — protein MIDDVGFLKMVDATDRKLMGLLQRRFPLTPEPFSVLGEVLGTTDEETIRRVRRFKESGLVRQIGPVVEARKIGRHTTLAAFKLDQSALEAAERLIREHPAISHAYQRQHEFNVWITLAGNSERDVDNELRRLKSLLKADEVVDLPVLKLYKIGFYLDLEESDTPDAFPPVMDYSRIEMDPLSKEVINVLQTDLPLVSRPFDKMAQEVGLSTQTFLNCCSSLIDAGVIRRFGAAVNHRKAGYVANAMTCWSVPEKMVDSVGRYLASCREVSHCYERKTSSGWDYNIFAMIHGRRKQDCLELADEVTNRLALGRYEALFSTKEIKKARVKHTV, from the coding sequence ATGATAGACGACGTGGGGTTTCTGAAGATGGTTGACGCTACCGACAGGAAGCTCATGGGCCTTCTGCAACGGCGGTTCCCGTTGACGCCCGAACCTTTTTCCGTTCTAGGTGAAGTGTTGGGAACGACGGATGAGGAAACTATCCGCAGGGTTCGGAGGTTCAAGGAATCAGGTCTTGTCAGGCAGATCGGGCCGGTTGTAGAAGCCCGTAAAATTGGTCGTCATACGACGCTGGCGGCCTTTAAATTAGACCAAAGTGCCCTCGAAGCCGCAGAGCGTCTAATCCGGGAGCATCCGGCAATCAGCCATGCTTATCAACGGCAACATGAATTCAATGTCTGGATAACCTTGGCCGGTAATTCGGAGCGGGATGTAGATAATGAACTGAGGCGATTGAAAAGCCTATTGAAAGCTGACGAGGTGGTCGATTTACCCGTATTAAAATTGTACAAGATAGGGTTCTACCTGGACCTCGAAGAAAGTGATACGCCAGACGCCTTTCCCCCTGTCATGGATTATTCCCGCATCGAGATGGACCCTTTATCGAAAGAGGTTATCAATGTCCTCCAGACGGATTTGCCATTGGTGTCAAGGCCATTCGACAAGATGGCGCAGGAGGTCGGACTCAGTACACAGACATTTCTGAATTGTTGCAGTAGTCTGATCGATGCCGGGGTAATCCGGCGGTTCGGCGCGGCGGTTAACCACAGAAAAGCCGGCTATGTCGCCAATGCCATGACCTGCTGGTCGGTTCCGGAAAAAATGGTGGATAGTGTGGGCCGGTATCTGGCTTCCTGCCGGGAGGTATCACATTGCTACGAAAGGAAAACCTCATCCGGTTGGGATTATAATATCTTTGCCATGATTCATGGTCGGCGGAAACAAGATTGTCTGGAGCTGGCGGACGAAGTGACGAACAGGCTGGCATTGGGCAGGTACGAGGCGTTGTTCAGCACCAAAGAAATAAAAAAGGCCAGGGTGAAACATACTGTTTGA
- a CDS encoding Radical SAM domain protein (KEGG: dal:Dalk_3856 radical SAM domain protein~PFAM: Radical SAM domain protein~SMART: Elongator protein 3/MiaB/NifB) — MSLKSETSMVLTPRLQLVAWELTRSCNLLCEHCRASALKGPYPGELNSEECFRLIDQIHQIGQPILILTGGEPLLREDIFEIAGYASKKGFRVVMGTNGTLIDSETARRMKEASVARIGVGLDFPNAELQDQFRGHPGAFDAAIKGINNAREAGIGIQINATITRKNVDFLDEMLELAKNLGAVAFHPFMLVPTGRGKGLAEVELSPEEYESILNWIYDKQQQLGDRVFFKPTDAPHYLRIVRQREKQSRSEATTEDNHYDSSCPAHQQSHGHGINSLSRGCLAGTGFCFISHRGEVQGCGYLDVVAGNIRDNTFAEVWNDSQLFCDLRDLRLYKGKCGECEYKKLCGGCRARAYEATGDYLEAEPYCVHQPVKKVMNQVH; from the coding sequence ATGAGCTTAAAGTCGGAAACATCAATGGTATTAACCCCCCGACTTCAATTGGTCGCCTGGGAATTGACCCGCAGCTGTAATCTGCTGTGTGAACATTGTCGGGCTTCCGCGTTGAAAGGGCCGTACCCCGGGGAGCTTAACTCTGAAGAATGCTTTCGGCTTATCGATCAGATACATCAAATAGGTCAGCCGATTTTAATTTTGACCGGAGGAGAGCCGTTGCTCCGGGAAGATATTTTTGAGATTGCCGGATACGCGTCGAAAAAAGGTTTCCGGGTGGTAATGGGTACTAACGGTACCCTTATCGACTCTGAAACAGCGCGCAGGATGAAAGAAGCTTCTGTTGCCAGAATCGGTGTCGGTCTGGATTTTCCGAATGCCGAATTGCAGGATCAATTCAGGGGGCACCCGGGTGCGTTCGATGCCGCAATAAAGGGGATAAACAATGCCCGGGAAGCCGGCATCGGTATACAAATCAACGCTACCATTACCAGGAAGAACGTAGATTTTCTTGATGAAATGCTGGAACTGGCCAAGAATCTCGGTGCTGTGGCTTTTCATCCGTTCATGCTGGTACCCACAGGGCGTGGCAAAGGGTTGGCTGAGGTAGAATTGTCGCCTGAGGAATATGAAAGTATTTTGAACTGGATATATGATAAGCAACAGCAGTTGGGTGACCGTGTTTTCTTTAAACCTACCGATGCTCCTCACTATCTTAGAATAGTGCGGCAGAGAGAAAAACAATCACGCAGTGAGGCAACTACTGAAGATAACCATTATGATAGTTCCTGTCCGGCTCATCAGCAATCTCACGGTCATGGGATAAACTCCTTGAGCCGGGGTTGTCTGGCCGGTACGGGTTTTTGTTTCATATCTCATCGGGGAGAGGTTCAGGGCTGTGGTTATCTGGACGTCGTCGCTGGTAATATCAGAGACAACACTTTTGCCGAAGTTTGGAATGATTCCCAATTATTCTGTGACCTGAGGGACTTGAGATTATATAAGGGCAAATGCGGGGAGTGTGAATACAAGAAGTTATGCGGTGGTTGTCGCGCTCGTGCGTACGAAGCCACCGGAGATTATCTTGAAGCAGAGCCTTATTGTGTTCACCAACCTGTAAAAAAGGTGATGAATCAGGTCCATTGA
- a CDS encoding Porphobilinogen synthase (KEGG: pth:PTH_0975 delta-aminolevulinic acid dehydratase~PFAM: delta-aminolevulinic acid dehydratase) has translation MSGFPEIRLRRLRRTEGLRRLFRETELQADDFIYPIFVTEGEGGPQAIESMPGIFRQTLDSLSVEIDEVAGLGIGAVMLFGIPGAKDERGTSGLAPDGIVPRAVRFIKSRIPEMTVITDVCLCEYTSHGHCGIMQDGQVDNDATLPLLAQMAVVHAQAGADMVAPSDMMDGRVGVIRQALDDARLSHIPIMAYSAKYASAFYGPFREAAGSTPEFGDRRGYQMDPANGRESLREIDADIAEGADAVMVKPALAYLDVIRRARDSYDLPVAAYNVSGEYAMVKATAARGWGDERRLTLEILTAIKRAGADVIITYHAKEATRWLRGGGV, from the coding sequence ATGAGCGGATTTCCCGAAATCAGATTGCGGCGACTGCGTCGAACAGAAGGACTGAGGCGCCTGTTTCGAGAGACGGAACTTCAGGCCGACGATTTTATTTATCCCATATTCGTCACCGAGGGGGAGGGCGGCCCGCAGGCCATAGAGTCCATGCCCGGGATTTTCCGGCAGACACTGGATAGCCTGTCGGTTGAAATCGATGAAGTCGCCGGGCTCGGCATTGGGGCGGTGATGCTCTTCGGTATCCCGGGGGCAAAGGACGAACGTGGTACGTCCGGTCTTGCTCCCGACGGTATTGTTCCCCGGGCGGTCAGGTTCATCAAATCTCGGATTCCGGAGATGACCGTAATTACCGATGTCTGCCTGTGCGAGTATACCAGTCACGGCCACTGCGGAATCATGCAAGACGGCCAGGTGGACAATGACGCCACACTGCCTTTGCTGGCGCAGATGGCGGTGGTTCACGCTCAGGCCGGAGCCGATATGGTAGCGCCGTCCGACATGATGGACGGCCGGGTCGGTGTCATCAGACAGGCTCTTGATGACGCCCGACTGTCCCATATTCCCATTATGGCTTATTCCGCCAAGTACGCCTCGGCTTTTTATGGGCCTTTCCGGGAAGCCGCTGGTTCGACGCCCGAATTCGGCGACCGCCGGGGTTACCAGATGGACCCGGCCAACGGCCGTGAATCCTTGAGGGAGATAGATGCCGATATTGCTGAAGGCGCCGATGCCGTCATGGTCAAGCCGGCGCTGGCTTATCTGGACGTCATTCGTCGGGCCCGGGACAGCTATGACCTGCCTGTGGCGGCCTATAATGTTTCCGGTGAATATGCCATGGTCAAGGCCACTGCCGCTCGTGGCTGGGGCGACGAGCGACGTCTGACGCTGGAGATTCTGACCGCCATCAAGCGGGCCGGAGCCGATGTCATTATTACCTATCACGCCAAGGAAGCTACCCGTTGGCTGAGAGGGGGGGGTGTATGA
- a CDS encoding porphobilinogen deaminase (KEGG: gme:Gmet_3234 porphobilinogen deaminase~TIGRFAM: porphobilinogen deaminase~PFAM: Porphobilinogen deaminase) — translation MRKIRLGSRSSRLALAQAEYLQARLRAAFPEVEFDIVRISTQGDRNRLVSMGELPGVGFFVKEIESALAAGEADIAVHSLKDVPVELPPEFILAAVPEREDTRDVLISRGRKLDQLPVGAVVGSDSLRRSFQIRARRPDVEVRSIRGNIETRIKAVEEGRVDAVILAAAGLHRLGLETRIDEYLPLTEFLPPPGQAALGIEVRKNDDFSRETAGAVNHPPTCLAVTAERSFLRRLGGGCRAPIAALGTVEGDVLTLRGMVADEAGRNIISRSLSGTASAAEAVGGALAEMILEAGANKYIN, via the coding sequence ATGAGAAAAATACGTCTGGGTTCACGCTCCAGCCGGCTGGCTCTGGCTCAGGCGGAGTATCTTCAGGCTCGTCTGCGGGCGGCTTTTCCTGAAGTTGAATTCGATATCGTCAGAATCAGTACTCAGGGAGATCGAAACCGGCTGGTGTCGATGGGGGAACTGCCGGGAGTTGGATTCTTCGTCAAAGAAATAGAATCGGCTCTGGCCGCCGGGGAGGCGGACATCGCGGTGCATTCGCTAAAAGATGTACCGGTGGAATTGCCGCCGGAATTCATCCTGGCGGCGGTGCCGGAAAGGGAAGATACCCGGGACGTGTTGATTTCTCGTGGCCGGAAACTGGATCAGTTGCCTGTCGGCGCGGTAGTCGGCAGTGACAGCTTGAGGCGTTCCTTTCAGATCAGAGCTCGCCGCCCGGATGTGGAGGTACGATCCATCCGGGGTAATATCGAAACCAGGATAAAGGCAGTTGAAGAAGGCCGGGTTGACGCGGTTATTCTGGCGGCGGCCGGATTACACAGGCTGGGCCTGGAGACAAGAATCGACGAGTATCTGCCGCTGACTGAATTTCTGCCGCCCCCGGGACAGGCGGCCCTGGGAATCGAAGTAAGGAAGAATGACGATTTCAGTCGTGAGACAGCCGGGGCTGTCAATCATCCGCCGACCTGTCTGGCGGTTACCGCCGAAAGGTCTTTTTTGAGACGTCTGGGAGGCGGTTGTCGGGCTCCTATTGCCGCTCTGGGAACCGTCGAAGGCGATGTGTTAACATTGCGGGGCATGGTCGCCGATGAGGCAGGACGGAATATCATCAGCCGGAGCCTGTCGGGTACCGCTTCGGCGGCTGAGGCTGTCGGGGGGGCACTGGCCGAAATGATTCTCGAAGCCGGCGCCAATAAATATATCAACTGA
- a CDS encoding glutamate-1-semialdehyde-2,1-aminomutase (KEGG: bbe:BBR47_18060 glutamate-1-semialdehyde 2,1-aminomutase~TIGRFAM: glutamate-1-semialdehyde-2,1-aminomutase~PFAM: aminotransferase class-III): MTSYPRSAELFDEACRILPGGVNSPVRAFKAVGGQPLFIEQGAGVWLTDADGNRFLDYVGSWGPMILGHAHPSVISAINATAARGTSFGAPSRLETELASAIRENMPHLEMVRLVSSGTEAVMSALRLARAYTGRDKVVKFEGGYHGHSDGLLASSGSGLATLGIPDSPGVPASFAGETLTGRYNDPNSVQELFEKYPGQIAAVILEPVAANMGVVPPAPGFLESLRSLTREHGALLVFDEVISGFRIAAGGAVARYGVTPDLTTLGKIIGGGLPVGAYGGRADIMQMIAPSGPVYQAGTLSGNPLAMAAGLETLKELSRPGVYERLEEISGLMAEGIKAIIRETGLPATLNRVGSLMTLFFTLGPVTEYASARRSDLEAFAVFHRRLLEDGIYWPPSQFEAAFVSTAHQSGDIRRTLAAVGQAVKPAGGRTSGV; this comes from the coding sequence ATGACTTCTTATCCCCGGTCAGCTGAGTTATTCGATGAAGCCTGCCGGATTCTGCCCGGCGGAGTCAACAGCCCGGTGCGGGCTTTTAAGGCGGTGGGCGGCCAACCACTGTTTATCGAGCAGGGAGCCGGCGTCTGGCTGACCGATGCTGACGGCAACCGCTTCCTGGATTACGTCGGCTCCTGGGGGCCGATGATACTGGGGCACGCTCATCCATCGGTTATCTCAGCCATCAACGCTACCGCCGCCCGCGGTACCAGCTTCGGTGCTCCCAGCCGGCTGGAAACCGAACTGGCCAGCGCCATTCGGGAAAATATGCCTCATCTGGAGATGGTACGCCTGGTAAGTTCGGGTACCGAAGCGGTGATGAGCGCTCTGCGACTGGCGCGGGCTTACACCGGCCGCGATAAGGTGGTCAAGTTCGAAGGCGGTTACCACGGGCATTCTGACGGCCTGTTGGCCAGTTCCGGCTCCGGGCTGGCAACGCTGGGTATTCCTGACTCACCGGGTGTGCCGGCTTCCTTCGCCGGTGAGACGCTCACCGGCAGGTACAATGACCCGAACTCGGTTCAGGAGCTATTTGAAAAATACCCCGGGCAGATAGCCGCTGTTATCCTGGAGCCGGTAGCCGCCAATATGGGCGTGGTGCCGCCGGCGCCGGGCTTTCTGGAGTCTCTGAGAAGCCTGACCCGGGAACATGGCGCGCTTCTGGTTTTCGATGAGGTTATCTCCGGTTTCCGCATTGCCGCTGGCGGTGCGGTCGCCCGCTACGGGGTCACCCCTGACCTGACGACGCTGGGCAAGATTATCGGTGGCGGTTTGCCGGTCGGCGCCTATGGTGGCCGGGCTGATATCATGCAGATGATCGCTCCCTCCGGGCCGGTCTACCAGGCCGGGACTCTGTCCGGTAATCCCCTGGCTATGGCGGCCGGACTGGAGACATTGAAGGAACTCAGTCGGCCCGGTGTTTATGAAAGACTGGAAGAAATCTCCGGTCTGATGGCTGAAGGCATCAAGGCCATCATCAGGGAAACCGGTCTGCCGGCCACGCTGAACCGGGTCGGCAGTCTGATGACCCTGTTTTTCACGCTCGGCCCGGTGACGGAATATGCCAGTGCCCGCCGTTCAGATCTCGAAGCCTTTGCCGTCTTCCACCGCCGTCTGCTGGAAGATGGTATCTACTGGCCGCCATCCCAGTTCGAGGCCGCTTTTGTGTCGACGGCTCATCAGAGCGGCGATATCCGACGGACACTGGCGGCTGTCGGTCAGGCAGTTAAACCGGCCGGCGGCCGGACTTCGGGTGTATAA